In Thermotoga sp., the DNA window GGAACCCTGTTACCTTCAGAAGATGAAGAACCGGTATCATACCAACGAGCTTGTTGTTCCTCACAACATAGACAGTTCTTGTGATGGGATCTTCCAGTATTTTGTTAACGATCTCCTCTATGGGTGCGTCCTCTTCCACAATCGTGGGGTTCAGGGATATCAATCTGCACACATCCTTCACTTTCATGATCTCACCTCAATATCTGATCAGAAGATACAATCCTGATACCAGAAGACTGAGTATGAGTACGGGAAAACCTATTTTGAAATAATCCCAGAAAGTTATGTGTTTTCTATCCGCGATCAGCGAGGTGCCTATGATGTTCGCAGACGCCCCAATCAAAGTACCGTTCCCTCCCAGGCATGCTCCCAAAGAGAGTGCCCACCAAAGGGGTCTCAGATCGGAAAAAGTTTCCGGCGACAGGATCGCCAGTTTTCTTATCACTGGAATCATCGTTGCTGTAAACGGGATGTTATCGACAAAAGCCGAACTTATGCTGGATATACCCAAGACGGATATCAGAGCACGCTCCATCTTTCCTCCAGACATCCTGGAAACGAGCGCCGAGATCTCCTCCAGAATACCCGTCTCTTCCAATCCACCAACGACGAGAAACAGTCCTATGAAGAAGAAAATCACACCCCATTCGATCTCTTTGAGAACACCTTCTACCTCCTTCTTATCCAAGAAGGCAAGAGAGAAGAATCCAGCGAACAAAGCCACTTCGAAACTCTCCAGCCCGAGTACCTTTTGAAGGGAAAAAAGAACGAGAACAAAAATTGTCAGTGTTATAGACAGATAGAAGAGTTTTTTGTTGACAACGGCCCTTTTCGGATCAAACCCTCTGACCACTTCTATCGGCACTTTTTTGAAGATAACTCTCCTGTAAACGATCGAGAGGAATCCCATTACGACGAAGAATACCAAGATGGCAGCGGGGGCCACGTTGAGAACAAAATCTGAAAAATGAAGCTTCGCTGCCGAGGCGATCATTATGTTCGGAGGATCTCCTATCATCGTGGCGGTTCCACCTATGTTCGACGAAATGATCTCGGATATCACGAAAGGTACCGGATCGAGGCCCACCGTATCGCAAACCACGAGGGTAACCGGCACGAGCACAAGGATCGTCGTCACGTTGTCCAAGAAAGATGAAAGCAGAGCCACAAGAAGATTGATCGAAAGAAAGAACACAAACACGTTTCCTCTGGAGAACTTCACGGAGTACAATCCCAGGAAATGAAACAAACCGCTTCTCTTCGTAACGGCAACGAAGATCATCATGCCTATCAAGAGGAAAACAGTGTTGAAGTCCACGTATTTGACCAATGCTTCGACTGGATCTCTGAACACAAGGAAGAGGGTGGCACTTCCTCCCAGCATGGTAATGACCGCTCTGTGGTGTTTTTCCAGAACGATGAAGAGGTATACTATTATAAAGATCAGAAGGGAAACGAGAGCGCTTTCGAACAAAATATCTCCTCCGGAGGTATCAATTCGATGAAAAGGGTCTTTTCTTCGATCTTCGCTATTATACCTCTCTTCTCTTTCGCCATTGTAACTTTGAATTTAAGCCTGATCAGTACGGATCAAGCCTCGTCTGTTTTGATGGATGTGAAAAGTAAGATATTCGAGCTTCTACCCGAAGAAGCAACCATTACCAACTCATCGACGGCGACGTTCTCGATGACCTTCTTCCTTTCGTACAACGCAACGAACGATATCTACGTTGGAGAGTGGAAGTACGGAGATGAAACGGTAAGATACGAGTACACTCCCAAAGGATACAAGTATTACAGAGATTTTGTGATGGAATGTGCCTCTTTTCCCTTGGAAAAAGTGTCTTTTTATCTGTTCTCAAAGGACGAGTTTCCGGACGTGTTTCGTCTCACATACCACCCCGTCCTCGACGAGTACTGTGATTTTTCCAGCGAGTATTTCGTTTTTTCGTCAGAGAGACTCTCAGGAAACAGGAATTTGTTTCTGGTAGACAGGAAAGATGGGGAGCTCCTCCCCATGCCCATATACGGCAGCAGCGAATACTTCCCTAGGATATCTCCAGATCAAAAGTATCTGCTCTTTCAGGGTTCACTGCATGGAAACTGGGGTATATACTACATGCCGATCTCAAGCGATTATTCTTCAAAAATAAAACTCATCTCACGTGGTAGATTCGCAGCGTACAACCCGAACTGGCTCGACGAAAACACGGTGGTATACGTCCAGGAGGACGCCACTTCGAATCATCTCGTTGTGAAGGATCTCGTAACGATGAGGGAGAAGACGTATTACCTTCCGTTCGACTGGATCTTCACACCTGTTAAAGGAAGGGAGGGGATCGTCTTCGTTGGGTTGAAAGAATCCGATTTTGGAATATACGAGCTCCTCCCAGATGGAACGGTGACGGTCTTGGAGAACAG includes these proteins:
- a CDS encoding ArsB/NhaD family transporter, encoding MFESALVSLLIFIIVYLFIVLEKHHRAVITMLGGSATLFLVFRDPVEALVKYVDFNTVFLLIGMMIFVAVTKRSGLFHFLGLYSVKFSRGNVFVFFLSINLLVALLSSFLDNVTTILVLVPVTLVVCDTVGLDPVPFVISEIISSNIGGTATMIGDPPNIMIASAAKLHFSDFVLNVAPAAILVFFVVMGFLSIVYRRVIFKKVPIEVVRGFDPKRAVVNKKLFYLSITLTIFVLVLFSLQKVLGLESFEVALFAGFFSLAFLDKKEVEGVLKEIEWGVIFFFIGLFLVVGGLEETGILEEISALVSRMSGGKMERALISVLGISSISSAFVDNIPFTATMIPVIRKLAILSPETFSDLRPLWWALSLGACLGGNGTLIGASANIIGTSLIADRKHITFWDYFKIGFPVLILSLLVSGLYLLIRY